tttacgtttatcaacgtttgtgtttgtggtttgcttcgcttgagttcaatatgctattttatgtctatacggcagtgcttctcaaatagtggggcgcgccccccttggggggcgcggtgctattcctgggggggcgcgtgtgaccctggggaacaggctttttttttggcagtactagaataaagtgtaattgcgcgtttactacagcagggggcagtggcgctctcattgttacttctgtcacgtttgcgacagtgcaacattttacgacttacaagacaagttaggatagtcacggtagggagggggggcgcaaatagttttcttcttgctaggggggggcgtaacagaaaataattgagaagcactgctatacGGCAACCTTGAGTGCCCtgaaaggcgccttataaataaaatgtattattattattattattactattattattaatatagtATTTCCGTCAAACGCATATGCGCATGAGGTGAAACCCATTTGAGGAACCAAATAGTGTCAATTTCACTCTCAAAATGGCAGGGAGAAAATACACAGCTAAACGAAAACAGAGTGGGaaagtttatatttttttgttgaacgcaatggcaagctATTCTGCCTGACATGTCAGACCTCATAAGCGCATTTcaaagcttcaaatcttcagcgccacttcagctcacttcatgcttaTATCGATAAGGGCTTTCCAAAAGGGACAGAATTTCGCAAGCGcaagttggacactttgaaaaatcAGGAAGAAAAACAGGTAGAGTTTTTcccaaaaattacgaagcactcagactgCCACGCTTGCATCGCATCAattggcttggaacattgcacgggctaaaatgccattcgttaaaaaatgcctcagtgacaatgttgaaatcttgtctcctgaaaacaacaaactaaaacaaatggtaTCAGACATCCTACAAAAATAATTGCTTCGAGTAGCAACAACGAAATACAAGCCAGATTTGAAGACGATTGTTCAAGGCAAGGAATGCACTAAGCAAAatgcatagtaagtgaaaaaacgctattgtaaattattatgtttttgttcgtggactttgttgaactgagagtttgtgtgtgagacagtgcacacaatgttcattgttgaaaacagggctgtggactcggtcggatttttgcaccgagtccggctgtccattttttctgttaattcatgtgactgcttagtctttattcaaggctaatttagatcaaatctaaataattacaacagttttgtgatggctttgtctttattaaacatataaacgaatacaataaacagatactttcaagttttaatcattaattacaccattatagctcagacatttatctaaacacaaataattagtgacgaccccttatttggaaagcgaaaaacccatgtcgtacggcgtcagcactatgttgttttcaataaaaacatgaactcacgtttgcgtcagtcaattttaagttttataaaggattattctcatttgatgccatccgcgttctgccattgaagcggggtgcattcaaagaccagtcgtacagacggaacactcattcacttcaccaaaacgcaacaatataattacgtgagctctttgcaaaaacatcgatgcaaagaaactcctctttttgggtacaggctacaaggagactttctacttaattgtgatcatcattcattcatccatccatccattttattttattactcaggtattttcaaagcaaattaatattgttgcatttattaatttgctttaacataacagcgcaatataattaaaagctgacacgatagcaatgtcaaacgtgttcatttaagaaaaagccacacacgttttgtgatcaaatctttcataacgagaatgatgtgtgaattgattttacaatttttatcccccctccccaccatctgtcactttgcttgggacaaaaggagccttcagaactgaaattttgtctcaattattcattcaaatcaattcactcaaatcattctcgttatgaaagatttgatcacaaaacgtttccgtctgtacgactggtttttgaatgcaccccgcttcaacggcagaacgcggatgaatttaaagacatcaaatgagaataatcctttataagaattaaaattgactgacgcaaacgtgagttcttcatgtttttattgaaaacaacatagtgctgacgccgtacgatgccgtacgacatcggttttttcgctataattcggtataatttgacgtagtccaaacgcacccaaagttgaggtttcatgggaatattattgtcataattgtctgcaccatatatgatatttgtttaatggtagttattgatagatcttgaagatgtcaagttataggtgcatatagcatgttcattgtaagaggggaagagatgttgtgtattttgggctaactcaaattccgtagtagaaaaaacccggaagtgggatgggcgcattctgtgttgttgtgatatgccctgtgaacgcactgtgagtaaggaatagggatgggcgataccaatgattttggaatcgattcgataccaagtatttcctacccaaaacacccgatattcgatccgatatcgtacccgaagtgtaatttcccgccaaaaaaacaatttaaatgcagtggcattcttgctcttggagagtcatctattgaattttgtagaaaaaagtattacgtcatgtacatgaattattaacctttttagacattagtgcaggggtgggcaaactacggcccgcgggccacatccggcccacgggaccgtttaatccggcccgccaaccctgaacaaattgtattattaaactttttttttttggtcattttgcctgcaatgactgcgtcttcccagtagatggcgaagcgctcgcctgcgcatttactaccggaagccgtgtcagaaagctcggtgcacactcacaagtgcgtgtacgtactcagtagtacggacttggcgcactctcactctattcgtatcagtcccgaatttagagcgtgggctttgacgacagcattcttataattcgtgcgctgagctttcagatgcagttttgcgctaaagccacccacaaaccttcccctggaatccttccattaaaatgagtggcccgaaaaaaataagtgagtgccgaatgttaaaaaagagtggccaatttggctcgacgtacgcgacgtgacgttcagccacatcaacatcaacccgtcacagatcaaggtaaacggaccaacacctcggatctcgcctaagaattgccacaacaaattttactgcagactatgacgcactagcaaaaaagggagaccaacaacactgttcccactgaaaatgaacgggaggctctcaagtttattgtaaaaaaatgcattttgaatatgatttgtacacatagcagggattgaaactagcgaccattctcattttcaaacaatgcaggatgctcaaggacattgatgcaccacctatttgcgactaatcttaacctgtaaagttcttaaggcttactttaaggaagtgtttcccgtttcctcacctctgttaccaggtgtttgcgagttaaaactctgctctgattttcagatacccctcaccgtgttgctgttttgattactttatttggatgtatgctttcaccgattcttcaagatgatgtatttggtcagaatgtttgccgtttgatgtgatctcataagataaacatctttcattaatctgacctgcaggcactgaagtgatggagattgttattcataataacagtgtcgtattttacgagaatcactgatagcagttttttagtgaattattatttttttaatgctgttaataaatgcatttgttttcaaaaaacttgtttggaatatccatgctttactacctactaaaggccaagatcttttatgcaatgacctttacaggtcgcttatatgacttcacacaacgcctacgtccatctgctcctggtccggccctccggtccaaatttagaacccagttcggcccgcgagtcaaaaagtttgcccacccctgcattagtgcattagtggaagatgcatattaatagtacaactttaataaaaatgagctattctttacttttttctctctctctctctgttgttgggaaaaagttttcttttagtataatctaaaaagagacatggtaccaacagagatgcagggcttaatcgtcatgagcagcaaaactatcaatttgtaaagccactggatacttacatttaatattgtaatactttagtgttgtttataggaagtggagttacaaataaaacgtatggcgttcgaccacaaattgaaaaggggaaaactttatttataaatgactgactaaagcgtagtaattattgcttcaaatagcacatcaaccacaaatgcttacgatttttggttagcacctgatacctggatatgtcttgcctttctgaaacgctgcttctaaggcactttggtaccttagcctcggtgtggctgcagggttttccgtcgctgccttagtgtctgcggcacgtttcaactgcagctcttcatgaaccgtggggtgaattttgcttaaatgttttgtcaagtttgtggtgttgccacaatatttaattgttttgtgacatatttcacattttgcctcgttgttattaagtaaaatataatatccccaaaccagacttctcttgcgttcggactgggccgccgccgtggccatgcttgtttgtgtttgtttggattggaacggggggcggaggaggagggcttggcttgtgagaaaagggggcgggagcagagcagagcaggacacgccggtgcagcaggcggaaggaaaagtagtgctagcatgagtgcaagtcgtcaaattggagcagaaaaaaatgaggaaaaatataattaaataattgtaagtatcgatattttagctagggagatcgatactcaaaaatgagcagcctggatcgatatatcgatattttggtatcgatccgcccatccctagtaaggaataaagcagttatcattcacgtcgttgtccgacctattcttgctatctaagaacctggaaaatagtaaggatataacatatcacgggtcattacggcgagtttggtggagtttttactgcttcttacaactcctaccgcgctgactgtaacgtgacactctctggctgcgtcttgcctcttttttttttattgtcggactcggtggactcggtcaaaatcagcactgagtccgagtccggcaaaaatgaccgagtccgaccgagtccgagtccccgagtccgaaccgagtccacagccctggttgaaAATGACTGGCCTGTGGTCTTAGTACTGTAGGCGTCAATttctgtcattatcatgttggtgcgtgacatgaaaatgtcacaataaatttggctgagcagaggtgtgtgtgtgtgtgagggtggggggtatgatgtggctctttgcggtaacagtaaaaaatgtggctcttagtctctgactggttggccactggggggggggggtgagagggagGAAGGGGTGCCGTGCGTGTGAGACTGAGTGACAGACTGCGTGACTGGACGCTGCAATGAGGAGCAATCCATCTGTCTCCCGATGTTTTGTTGAATAAAGTTGTATTTGTTCATTCGTGTAGATGCAGTTACTGAGTAGGAGGTGGAGCAACTGATTATTAAAAACTAGCgcattggcccgaatataagacggtgttttttgcattcaaATAAGACTGAAGAAGTgagggtcgtcttacatttgggGGCTATACATTATACCCAtttacaacgctagatggcgccagatatctttaaagcgaatgctgaacttaactccccaggccaaagcgaacccctgtcacgaagaataaaaataaaaataccggtagcagtttgcattattttattgcaatgtttttcctttttcaggTTTGTTTCAAGACttcagttacagttagacttcacattgatggttaatgcagttattgcaatgttgttgttttatcacagtagattgatttatttacatttcaaaagcaagaagccattcatttacaaatgtgattgcacttcacccgggggtgaaaagagcataaccatctgagccaaccccctatacagtcctcaagctccccaacaatagcggcagcagttttcattattttattgcaatgtttttccttatttagATTTGTTCCCagactacagttagacttcCCTTTGATGGTTAACGcggttattgcaattttgttgttttatcacagtagattggtttatctacatttcaaaaaccagaagccattcatttacaaatgtgattgcactttagtttacatatttaaatgttcagatattaagatgtgatagacagtttttgcatgctttgaggcaaaataacatgctttttctctcgaatatatattataatcatttgtttcagatgtactgtaatttttttctgtataaaaattaaattttgtgttcaaaaagtctcttttcaaacttgagtcttgaaaaagagggagtcgtcttataatcagggtggTCTTATATTCGTGCCAATATGGTAATTGTTCATTCTAGTCTTCGGGGAGGGGGCTTGACATATTTTTGCCTAAGGCCTCATGAAGGTCTAAACCAGTTCTGCGCATGTGGATTCAGTCAATGGAACAGttgcatttgttgttttttttcttaccgcGGCGAGGGTGCCTCGGCCATCCACAGCAGGTCCATGTTGCAGGCCAGCACGGGCAGCTGGGCCGGCGACCAATCGTAAGCAGCCGACGGACGTCCGTTGGTCAGCAGCACGTCCACCAGCAGCTGAAGATTGGTCTCCCAGCGCACTGGCTCGCCAAACAGCAGCACGGCTGTCGAAAACCACGAGGCATCAACAATAAAGCGCTAGAAGGGATCCAAAACATAAGGCGCACGTGTAGTGCTCTTACCTTCAATTTGGGGGAACTTGTGAGCAACCTCGGACTGCAACACAAAAGAAACCACTTAGCACTTCAAACCGAGAGCATTCATCAATGGGGTTGGAACCAGAAACGATTCATATCAACTTTTACCTCACGGAGAGCTCGATCGATTACCACCGACGACCGCTATCGTTGCGCACACTGCCATCGATGGCGCATTCCGTTAAAGTCTCAGAAATGTCCACAAATAGTTTTTTACTATTGGAAACGTTCCTTTTGACATACTATGGGCATTTAATTTCCTGACTGCGGAGCGAATGCTTCCGTCAACCAATATTTCTCAGCCACGTTGTTGGCTTGCTATGATGCGAAAGAAAACATTCTGATTGACGTTGACTGTAACAATCCATATTTGTGGCAGCGGCTTAAGAGCTCTCTGAGAACAACCTGCAACCACGCAAAACGGCGTAATCCATCGCTGAAGCTTCGCTGAAGCCCCTCACACAAGTCAGCGACCTTGTGTCTTTTATAGGCTATGTGTTTGGAGGTTTTGTTTTGGTTACTTTACATATGTTGTACTCTTGTTGACCTACGCACTGTACATTATATCTACATTTTATACTTGACATACTTTTTCGTTTGTGGTTTTGCTCACGATGGTGACGTTTGACTAATTGAATGCAGTGAGGCATGtacttcagtggcggacgtacGTCTGCTCTGGGCATCCTGCTGTGGTCGACCATGTCCAGCAGAGGATACTGTTCTCGGAGCTGATCCATGCTCACCACCTTCTTGAAACCCAGACTGACTCGCGGGGGTCAAGGGCTCGGCTACAAAGTGGTGGGCGGTGCCCGGTTCGACTGCCAGTCAAGCCGAAGAAAGGATACGAGTGCGCGATATCCGTGATCGGTCCTTGTCCGGACACCAGCACGCACTTGTCGTGGAAATTCGTCAATGTTTGCAGAGGACTGTAGGACAAAACCACTTGGTCGGGACTAATCTGCGCACACAGGTCACAACTGTGATCCGATCGCAACACAGAAAACAGAACCCGTTCAACGCACGCACGGGCATACAAACGTCTCGTCACCCACCTGCACGCCGAGCAGTGACGACAGCTGTTGCGCTTTGCGTTCGGGCCGACAATTTGAGGCGTTGGTGACGAACACAACGGGTAGCAGGAAGTCGCCGCTGCAGTTGAGCAGCTTCCGGAAGGCTCGCCGTGCCGCCGGGAGGACTGAGCCGCCGCGCACAAGCACGCCATCCACGTCCAGCAGGATGCCAGCCTCGCACCGAGGGGATGGCGGcaggtggtgctgctgctggcaCAACACAGGGCGACACCTCCGACTGTGCTACTCTTGTCTTTCAACCCTTTTCATCTCCCCTCACCGGCTGACAGAAATATCGGTAGGCAACAATTTACACTTAATAGGACTCTCAAAGCTGAAACGCAATCAAGTTACAACAGACCCATCGTGTCAGGTAGCCTTTCAAATCCTACAACTTCCTGATTACAGCAAATTAAAGAAGCACGAGGTGAAACGAGACAACAGCAAGAGCCGGCGACTCGCCTGGATCTGTCCACCATTACCGCTTAAATTACCACCATTCATTTTCTACTATTTTCTACTTCCTCCATCATGCAGGCGCACTGACCTGCAGAGCGTCGGTGCAGCGCGCCACTGTCCTGAGCGCGTGCTGCAGGCGCGCGCACCACATGACGACAAAGACGTTAATGCTGCCCATCGTGCAGCCGCCAAACGTCTTAACGAAGTGCTGCCATGTGACATGTTCGTGTGCCAtgtgggggcggggctaccGCACAACAGTCAGAGTGCTGAGGAAATAATTAATGTCTTAAGATGCTAGATGGGGATTTCACAGCATAGCACGTGACGCCCATTCACCACCCTTGGCCCGAGTTGCCAGTGCTGACAAAAGGTTGCTTGTGTCTGATTGACTGCTGCTGACTTGGCTTAGATCGCCGCCTCACATGCGACCCGTCACATGCGCAACCCGTCACATGCCCCGTTGCTCATGCCGCAATCAAGCGACCTGCACGCTAGCCCAGTTGTCGGTTCCCGTTGGAAATCCCGTTAGCACGTCGGCTACTCGGGAGAGCCCCAACGTTGCCATTTTTTGTCAGCTGTGGGCATGAGAAGCCCTTTGAGATGTTTATGTGATTAAGGGCAAAAAAAGCAACTTGACTTCACTGACTGCTCAACTGTCTACTTGAGGCCCGACCACAAAAGCGAGGTAAAGTTCAACGATGCATTCTGCACGTCGCGGTCGTCTGACCATGGCTGCCATTTTGATTCATCTTGCCTTTGGGGAATCGCAATGAAGCGGCAAAGTCCAGCCGTACCGTTTGCGCTCACCGTGGATGACCAAAAATGACCTCGCCGCGGTCCACTGCTGGCACTctgatgatgcaattttcacTCCACGGCAAGTGGCGACAAGACGCTCGTCTGCACTTAATCGCTTTCTGAAGAACAAATTTTAttgtggggaaaaataaaaaaacattcaaattgaGAAAGTTCTGCAAATAAAGACCACCGCTATGAGACAGGCGAGTGTGGGGGAGGTCCGCATGTCACAGTCCCAGCAGCGTTCTGGCTTCCTGATTTTGCTGCTGCAAAGTTTCACTGGCATACCGCTGCAGCAGCTCCATCTTCTTCCGGCGGACCAGAGCCTCCTCCACCTGTTGCACAGGCATACAATCAAGGTGAGCGCAGGCACCATTTGCGCGTTTTGCTACGTGTTGCATGCGTGCACGTGCGTTACCTCTTTTTGCGAGGGAACGGGGACGTGTGCGAAGAAGGCCACGCCCCCCTCGCCTTCCTCCAGAGTCTCCTGGTCGTGCTCGTCGTCCTCGGGCTGGCGCACAAAGGCCCACAAAACAAACAGGCACGCGCCTGGTTATGCTTGACATAACCAGCAGGGGGCGTCATGTGACAAGTTTATGTTTGAGCTGCTGCGTGCGTGAAGACCTGGCGGTTGTTGACGCAATAGATGCTGGGCTCGTAGTCCTCGTTGTCTTCCGGCACTTTGTTGTCCCCTGAAGGGAGACATTGGCAATCCGCCCTCCACTTGTGTATCGCCTCGGCCATGGCTACAAccacacaagtacacacattCTAAGTGGAGCCGAATACATGCGTTTGGAAAAAAACTGCCAAGTGACAGCCACCTCGCTTCTTGTGTAGGATTTCCATCGGAACCAGGACGCCGTCGTCTTCGTCTCGGTAGCCATAGTACTCAGCGTCCACGTCCTTCATCAGCTCACCGCGAGTCTTGCGTAGCTCGGGAGCGGCTGGCCGCACACgcgacacacacaccacacccaacacatgcgcacacacatacgcacgtaAGCAAACACGCACGCGCCCACACACACCTAAATGAGCATTTGCATTTGAGCATGTGAGCTGTACATCACATCGGGCTAGCATGGAAGCGCGAGGGCATGTACTTACGTTCTTTCTCAAAGAGTTCTCGTACTCCGGGCAGATCTCTGGCTGCCCCAAAGTATTTGTAGCCACGATTGCCAGGAACTGCCCGGCCCTCGTGATCCAGCATCCTGGGCCCAAAGCGctgcaacacacacagacagagagacactgGCCGTGAGATACGCTGGACAGGGCCATTCAAGGGCACATGCGGCATAGGTGCCGACCTTATAGTCCGAGCCTCCCAGCTCTCGAATGCGATATTCCCAGTGCCGTTTTTCCCTTAGCAGCTTGTTGATCTCGTCGTTCAGATCTCGAATCTTGAACTCGCCCAGACCCGCTGTGTACgcacaaaaagacaaagacaTGTCAGACAGACAGCTGGGCCGGTCCCGCTGGTGCTCGGACTGACCGTTTTGAATCTGAGCCACTTTTTTGGCAACCTCACTGATGATCTGAAAGACGCACGCAAACAGACACGTTGGAAGCGGATGCCGTGGAGCCGGCGTTCAGTCGTGCACCAACAGGCGAGCGGGTGCACCTACCTGTCTTCTCCACTTCTCCGCTTTGGGAAGATCGTTGCACTCGGACGCCAGGAAAGGTCGACGCTCCtgcgcgcacccacacacacacacaaaattattCTTAAGGGTAAAGCCAGGTAAAGGCGCATGGAGGTCCAGCGTATGAGATGCAACCAACCTTGACTTTTCCTCCCTCCAGCTGAGCTTGTCGGAAGCGAGCCAAGGCCGTCCTGAAACAAAACAGGAATATAAAATATCAAGGCCGCGGTGACACCGGCAGCAGGTTGAGCATTTGACGACGTTGCAGCGCATTTTGAAAAAGGGCACATTGACGCCTGCGGTCGTCAGCATAACCACCGACGACCTCCACCTACCTGCCTTTGACCAACTAAAGAGCATCCCGGACGGACGGCCATggtaataaaacaacaaaaactgcGGTATTTGCAGAACGATTCTTGATGAGCATTAGCGCACACTTGAACCTTCCCGAGACTTCTCGACATTGCACAATTGACATGATCACATTTCTCACCGACTCTCGCTTTACTTTTACATTTTGTTCTAAAGTCTTGGTTGCCGTAGAACTCGAGCGGCTCCAACAACTGgactcatttgtgtgtgtgcgtgcgtgcgtgcatgcatgcctACTCACATGGCCTTCTCAGCATTTCGAGCCTGTGTAGAGACATACAGGTTTCAAATGTGTCATTAAACAACATTACAACTCCACCGTCACAGATAACCAACAATGAtcatatttgctcaatttaCACCAAACGCTCAATTGTGGTCAAAGACTACAAATGATCGACACCAACATAATCTTTGGCCGGTTGTGCATGCAAATAGAGCTCCACTCCTCTCGCTAAAGTAAATTTGAGCAGGTTCGAACAAATGGGTGCACTACATTTGCCAACCCACGCGTCCATCAttttgtgacgtttgcgacatgCATTTATGTCCCTTGTAATGTCCGGGTCTCCGTAGTTAATCGTGCAAAAGAGATAAAACGACAATTATGCAGGTCAGGTGTGACCCGCACAAGAACAACTCGTCGACAAATACGATGAGATAACATTGGCCGTGTGACCGAGTTGTGGCAAAGCCTAGGACAAAGTGGACGACCACGCTCGACTCATCACAATGCAAATGAATGAACAAATCAGCTACGATCAGGCTAGAAATTCAAAATCACCACTCGGACAGTCACTAGACGCTGGCAAGTTCGCTTCATTTAAACGTTTATAAGTGTAAGTTGTAAGTGTTGATGCGGTTCTTACCATAGCCCCTGTCGAATGTTCGGGGGACCTCGATGTGCTAAATCGGTAATTGTCTTCTGGGACAAAAGCCTTAGAATAACGCCACTAACACGCCGAGTTAAACAGGAAGTGGCGAGCGCTCAACTTCCGTATTCAGGGGCCGAGAGGCTGGCGCCCAAAAGACTGCCCTCTATAGGAAGTAACGAAATGGAAAGCCTCAAAACCAGGAATGagtaaacgtgtgtgtgtgtgtgtgtgtgtgtgtgtgtgtgtgtgtgtgtgtgtgtgtgtgtgtgtgtgtgtgtgtgtgtgtgtgtgtgtgtgtgtgtgtgtgtgtgtgtgtgtgtgtgtgtgtgtgtgtgcgtgcgtgtgtgtgttgggtgggGTTTGGCTCGGTGGGGGCTGTTGATTTTCCATCCACCTGCTTCCAGTCTTTCGGCCGTGGCCTCAACCTTTGGCCGAGTTCTTGGCTGCTTCTCGTGCCGCTCTCCCTCTGGAACCTCTGCTGGTTTTAGTGTACTTCCtgtgttatgtattgacttggaagtgttgtttctcgtttgcatattgcattgtttggtatgctctactttttgttgcccttctccgtgcggtgtggaggtgtgattggtcagcggatgaatatcattgtgatgaggcttgttcaggaaataaaaacacgctaacaaaagtaacgtgaatctgtgctctttacaaaggttatgtaagagaataaacataacatcCTGTAAACATTTTTCTCCATTCTTGCACAACCGACCTTCTGCATTCATCCACTTCACCCTCTGTCGCACAATTTgccattttgtacggaattacgTGAAGTTTTGGGTGTGACATAAACTGTTAGCCGAGATGTGAACTTGTGATCATGCTGCATTTATCAATCTCATTAATATTTAATTAGCTTAATGTTACATTTACTCGCCACATACCATGCATTTGTTTATTCTTTCTACGTTCCATGCACTTACTTACTTCCGTCACATTCTCATGCTTCTAAcccaggggtcggcaacccaaaatgatcaaagagccatattgaccccccccccaaaaagaaacATACCTGTCTGGAGCTGCGAAAATCTAAAAGCTTTTTATAAGGcaacatagactgtcaatacatgagctgtatgcctactataaaaataattaagtaggctacaaatacaaaGCAACAAAGCGATGCAAAACATCGCCCCTGGATAGCCAGCggactttgttgtgcagcaaGAGATCGGCATATTCGCTGTCAACTTCATCTCGCAATTCACGGAACTGACGGCGGTTTAATGCTTTTGCGATTATTTTGTTCAGAATAtggatgacaaggttcattaccttcatataggggtgtaacgatacatcgatcc
This genomic interval from Syngnathus typhle isolate RoL2023-S1 ecotype Sweden linkage group LG11, RoL_Styp_1.0, whole genome shotgun sequence contains the following:
- the LOC133162227 gene encoding haloacid dehalogenase-like hydrolase domain-containing 5 isoform X2, whose amino-acid sequence is MSHGSTSLRRLAAARWAALTSLSSCGARACSTRSGQWRAAPTLCSSTTCRHPLGARLASCWTWMACLCAAAQSSRRHGEPSGSCSTAAATSCYPLCSSPTPQIVGPNAKRNSCRHCSACSCDLCAQISPDQVVLSYSPLQTLTNFHDKCVLVSGQGPITDIAHSLGFKKVVSMDQLREQYPLLDMVDHSRMPRADSEVAHKFPQIEAVLLFGEPVRWETNLQLLVDVLLTNGRPSAAYDWSPAQLPVLACNMDLLWMAEAPSPRFGHGMFLLCLESAYKKLTGRELSYRALLGKPSLLTYRFAEHALMRRNCHHKVQTIYAVGDNPMTDVYGANLYNRYLSEQHSAAAETAAREPGEGELAFAARCRSVLVCTGVYKPAPARENIFLHGHRDMSAEAGLLEPAYVLEDVEAAVDLVLCRHL
- the LOC133162227 gene encoding haloacid dehalogenase-like hydrolase domain-containing 5 isoform X5 — translated: MSHGSTSLRRLAAARWAALTSLSSCGARACSTRSGQWRAAPTLCSSSTTCRHPLGARLASCWTWMACLCAAAQSSRRHGEPSGSCSTAAATSCYPLCSSPTPQIVGPNAKRNSCRHCSACSPLQTLTNFHDKCVLVSGQGPITDIAHSLGFKKVVSMDQLREQYPLLDMVDHSRMPRADSEVAHKFPQIEAVLLFGEPVRWETNLQLLVDVLLTNGRPSAAYDWSPAQLPVLACNMDLLWMAEAPSPRFGHGMFLLCLESAYKKLTGRELSYRALLGKPSLLTYRFAEHALMRRNCHHKVQTIYAVGDNPMTDVYGANLYNRYLSEQHSAAAETAAREPGEGELAFAARCRSVLVCTGVYKPAPARENIFLHGHRDMSAEAGLLEPAYVLEDVEAAVDLVLCRHL
- the LOC133162227 gene encoding haloacid dehalogenase-like hydrolase domain-containing 5 isoform X1; amino-acid sequence: MSHGSTSLRRLAAARWAALTSLSSCGARACSTRSGQWRAAPTLCSSSTTCRHPLGARLASCWTWMACLCAAAQSSRRHGEPSGSCSTAAATSCYPLCSSPTPQIVGPNAKRNSCRHCSACSCDLCAQISPDQVVLSYSPLQTLTNFHDKCVLVSGQGPITDIAHSLGFKKVVSMDQLREQYPLLDMVDHSRMPRADSEVAHKFPQIEAVLLFGEPVRWETNLQLLVDVLLTNGRPSAAYDWSPAQLPVLACNMDLLWMAEAPSPRFGHGMFLLCLESAYKKLTGRELSYRALLGKPSLLTYRFAEHALMRRNCHHKVQTIYAVGDNPMTDVYGANLYNRYLSEQHSAAAETAAREPGEGELAFAARCRSVLVCTGVYKPAPARENIFLHGHRDMSAEAGLLEPAYVLEDVEAAVDLVLCRHL
- the LOC133162227 gene encoding haloacid dehalogenase-like hydrolase domain-containing 5 isoform X3, yielding MGSINVFVVMWCARLQHALRTVARCTDALQQQHHLPPSPRCEAGILLDVDGVLVRGGSVLPAARRAFRKLLNCSGDFLLPVVFVTNASNCRPERKAQQLSSLLGVQISPDQVVLSYSPLQTLTNFHDKCVLVSGQGPITDIAHSLGFKKVVSMDQLREQYPLLDMVDHSRMPRADSEVAHKFPQIEAVLLFGEPVRWETNLQLLVDVLLTNGRPSAAYDWSPAQLPVLACNMDLLWMAEAPSPRFGHGMFLLCLESAYKKLTGRELSYRALLGKPSLLTYRFAEHALMRRNCHHKVQTIYAVGDNPMTDVYGANLYNRYLSEQHSAAAETAAREPGEGELAFAARCRSVLVCTGVYKPAPARENIFLHGHRDMSAEAGLLEPAYVLEDVEAAVDLVLCRHL